One Parageobacillus sp. KH3-4 genomic region harbors:
- a CDS encoding 3-hydroxyacyl-CoA dehydrogenase yields the protein MIRHVVVVGSGVMGRGIAYVSAVGGFATTLIDVKKEQLESAKNEILSIFERGIARGKITNSEKQEAEARLRYSTNLIEAVKEADLVIEAVPEKLEIKKQVFETIDHHAPASCYFATNTSTMSPTEIASFTQRPEKVIAMHFFNPVHKMKLVEIVRGLETSDETADVIQKVAQQMGKETVVVNEFPGFVTSRISALVGNEAFYMLQEGVGTPEEIDKAIKLGLNYPMGPFELADLVGLDTRLNNLKYLYEKLGEKYRPAPLLEQYVKAGRLGRKTGKGVYDYTDKE from the coding sequence GTGATTCGTCATGTTGTGGTAGTTGGTTCAGGCGTAATGGGGAGAGGAATCGCCTATGTCAGCGCTGTCGGCGGATTTGCAACGACGCTCATCGATGTGAAAAAAGAACAGTTAGAAAGCGCGAAAAACGAAATTTTATCTATTTTTGAACGAGGGATAGCTCGCGGTAAAATTACAAATTCAGAGAAGCAGGAAGCCGAAGCGCGATTGCGTTACTCGACGAATTTAATTGAAGCAGTCAAAGAGGCGGATTTGGTCATTGAAGCCGTGCCAGAAAAATTGGAAATTAAAAAACAAGTGTTTGAGACGATTGATCATCATGCGCCGGCATCTTGTTATTTCGCAACGAATACGTCAACGATGAGCCCAACGGAAATCGCATCTTTTACGCAGCGGCCAGAAAAAGTGATTGCAATGCACTTTTTCAACCCAGTTCATAAAATGAAGCTTGTTGAAATAGTCCGTGGTTTAGAGACGAGCGATGAAACAGCCGATGTTATTCAAAAGGTTGCGCAACAGATGGGGAAAGAAACTGTTGTTGTTAATGAATTTCCAGGGTTTGTGACAAGTCGGATTAGCGCCTTAGTTGGAAACGAAGCATTTTATATGCTTCAAGAAGGAGTTGGTACACCAGAAGAGATTGATAAAGCAATTAAACTCGGTCTCAATTATCCGATGGGGCCGTTTGAACTAGCGGATTTAGTCGGATTGGATACAAGACTCAATAACTTGAAATATTTGTATGAAAAATTAGGGGAAAAATATCGCCCAGCACCATTGCTTGAGCAATACGTCAAAGCGGGGCGGCTCGGCAGAAAAACAGGAAAAGGTGTGTATGATTATACCGATAAAGAATAA
- the paaB gene encoding 1,2-phenylacetyl-CoA epoxidase subunit PaaB, with translation MSDSGKSFYQVFEVFSRKNDTAPLQHQFSLLAPNHEIALVMAQENFMRRETVSDIWIVKRSDIRMMTEEEKKSLKRIDNKDYRTTKGYGYLKKKWRQYEQQMLDEKEILSWKGEIQR, from the coding sequence ATGAGTGACAGCGGAAAAAGCTTTTATCAAGTGTTTGAGGTATTTAGCAGGAAAAATGACACAGCACCGCTTCAGCATCAATTTAGCCTGCTTGCCCCAAACCATGAAATCGCTTTAGTGATGGCGCAAGAGAACTTTATGCGGCGCGAAACTGTTTCCGACATATGGATCGTGAAACGATCGGATATCCGCATGATGACGGAAGAAGAAAAAAAATCGTTAAAGAGGATCGATAACAAAGATTATCGCACTACAAAAGGGTATGGATACTTGAAAAAGAAATGGCGTCAATACGAACAGCAAATGCTTGATGAAAAAGAGATTCTTTCATGGAAGGGCGAGATCCAACGATGA
- the ilvD gene encoding dihydroxy-acid dehydratase has translation MRKLRSDMIKKGFDRAPHRSLLRAAGVKEEDFDKPFIAVVNSYIDIIPGHVHLQEFGKIVKEAIREAGGVPFEMNTIGVDDGIAMGHIGMRYSLPSREIIADSIETVISAHWFDGMVCIPNCDKITPGMMMAAMRLNIPTIFVSGGPMKAGVTSDGRKISLSSVFEGVGAYQAGKIDEKGLIELERYGCPTCGSCSGMFTANSMNCLAEALGLALPGNGTILAVDPARKELVRQSAKQLMYLIEHDIKPRDIVTEKAIDNAFALDMALGGSTNTVLHTLAIANEAGIDYSLERINEIAAKVPHLAKLAPASDVHIEDLHEAGGVSAVLHELAKKEGTLHLDTLTVTGKTLGENIAGCEVKDYNVIRPIDNPYSETGGLAVLFGNLAPDGAIIKTGGVQDGITRHEGPAIVFDSQEEALEGIANGKIKPGHVVVIRYEGPKGGPGMPEMLAPTSQIVGMGLGTKVALVTDGRFSGASRGISVGHVSPEAAEGGPIAFIEDGDIIEIDIKNRTINAKLSDEELEKRKANWKGFEPKVKTGYLARYSKLVTSASTGGIMKI, from the coding sequence TTGAGAAAGCTTCGCAGCGATATGATCAAAAAAGGATTTGACCGGGCGCCGCACCGCAGTTTGCTGCGCGCGGCAGGAGTAAAGGAAGAAGATTTTGACAAGCCGTTTATCGCCGTAGTGAACTCATATATTGATATTATTCCGGGACACGTTCATTTGCAGGAGTTCGGAAAAATTGTCAAAGAAGCAATTCGCGAAGCAGGCGGAGTCCCGTTTGAAATGAATACGATCGGCGTTGACGATGGAATTGCGATGGGGCATATCGGCATGCGCTATTCGCTGCCAAGCCGCGAAATTATCGCGGATTCGATCGAAACGGTGATTTCCGCGCATTGGTTTGACGGAATGGTGTGTATTCCAAACTGCGACAAAATTACGCCGGGCATGATGATGGCAGCGATGCGCCTAAACATTCCGACGATTTTTGTCAGCGGTGGGCCGATGAAAGCCGGCGTGACGAGCGATGGAAGAAAAATTTCGCTTTCTTCCGTATTTGAAGGGGTCGGCGCTTATCAAGCCGGAAAAATCGATGAAAAAGGCTTAATCGAATTAGAACGGTATGGCTGTCCGACATGCGGCTCCTGTTCGGGAATGTTTACGGCGAATTCGATGAACTGTTTGGCGGAAGCGCTAGGGCTTGCATTGCCGGGCAACGGAACGATTTTAGCGGTAGATCCGGCCCGGAAAGAATTAGTTCGCCAATCGGCAAAACAATTAATGTATTTGATCGAGCATGATATTAAGCCGCGCGATATTGTCACGGAAAAAGCGATCGACAACGCGTTTGCGCTTGACATGGCGCTTGGCGGCTCGACGAACACCGTATTACATACGCTGGCGATTGCAAACGAAGCGGGCATCGATTATTCGCTCGAACGAATTAATGAAATCGCTGCAAAGGTGCCGCACCTTGCCAAACTGGCGCCTGCTTCCGATGTGCATATCGAAGACTTGCATGAAGCGGGCGGCGTGTCGGCGGTGTTACATGAGTTAGCCAAAAAAGAAGGAACGCTGCATCTCGATACATTGACCGTGACTGGAAAAACGCTTGGAGAAAACATCGCCGGCTGTGAAGTCAAAGACTATAACGTCATCCGCCCAATCGATAACCCGTATTCCGAAACAGGCGGTCTTGCCGTATTGTTTGGGAACCTCGCTCCGGACGGCGCGATTATTAAAACGGGCGGCGTGCAAGACGGCATTACGCGCCATGAAGGGCCAGCGATCGTGTTTGATTCGCAAGAAGAGGCGCTTGAAGGAATCGCAAACGGCAAGATCAAGCCAGGCCATGTTGTCGTCATCCGCTATGAAGGGCCAAAAGGCGGACCGGGAATGCCGGAAATGCTTGCGCCAACTTCGCAAATCGTCGGCATGGGGCTTGGCACGAAAGTCGCGCTCGTGACGGATGGACGGTTCTCAGGGGCATCGCGCGGCATATCGGTTGGACACGTTTCTCCGGAAGCGGCGGAAGGCGGCCCGATTGCCTTTATTGAAGACGGAGACATCATTGAGATCGATATTAAGAACAGAACGATTAACGCGAAGCTTTCTGACGAAGAATTGGAAAAACGCAAAGCGAACTGGAAAGGATTTGAACCGAAAGTAAAAACCGGCTATCTCGCACGCTACTCGAAGCTCGTTACTTCCGCGAGCACTGGGGGGATTATGAAAATTTAA
- a CDS encoding aldehyde dehydrogenase family protein, whose translation MSTVKEQKMEKLETKREMYHLIINGERVESVSGETFTTYNPATGEPVAEVAKGTKEDAERAIQAARQAFDYGKWRHFPVNKRARILNKVASIMRSRFNELVELEILDTGKALTAAQGQVMQAIEDFEFYASAIVGHRGTVNNMPGAFHNFTEKEPVGVCAQIIPWNYPLMMAAWKIAPAIAAGCSVVVKPASLTPLTCIVLAEICHEAGVPEGVVNVVTGSGSEVGNYLVEHPLVDKVAFTGSTPVGKNIMEKASKTLKRVTLELGGKSPNIIFEDADIDAAVNGSLFGIFYNTGQSCEARSRLYVHESVYDQFMEKFVEKTKKLKLGNPFEQDTHVGAIISREQLEVVDGYVKSAIEEGATIVTGGKEAKVEGFENGFWYEPTIIADVNHQMKVVKEEIFGPVVVVMKFNDEKEVIKLANDSKYGLGSAIWTKDHARAIRVAKQIQAGIVMINSPFSAFPGTPFGGYKQSGFGRELCIETLDLYTETKSILSYYGSRPLNPFGV comes from the coding sequence ATGTCAACAGTGAAAGAACAAAAAATGGAGAAACTCGAAACAAAACGTGAAATGTATCATTTGATTATTAACGGAGAACGTGTCGAAAGCGTTTCCGGAGAAACGTTTACGACATACAACCCTGCAACAGGAGAGCCGGTTGCGGAAGTAGCGAAAGGAACGAAAGAAGATGCGGAACGCGCAATTCAAGCGGCACGTCAGGCATTTGATTACGGCAAATGGCGCCATTTTCCTGTCAACAAACGGGCGCGTATTTTAAACAAAGTTGCTTCGATTATGCGTTCCCGTTTTAACGAGTTAGTAGAATTAGAGATTTTAGATACAGGAAAAGCACTTACCGCCGCACAAGGGCAAGTGATGCAGGCGATTGAAGATTTCGAATTTTATGCCAGCGCCATTGTCGGCCATCGCGGTACAGTCAACAATATGCCAGGTGCGTTTCATAATTTTACAGAAAAAGAGCCTGTCGGGGTATGTGCGCAAATTATCCCATGGAATTATCCGTTAATGATGGCAGCGTGGAAAATTGCCCCAGCAATTGCAGCAGGTTGCTCCGTTGTTGTCAAACCGGCTTCACTAACGCCGTTAACATGTATTGTACTTGCAGAAATTTGTCATGAAGCTGGTGTTCCGGAAGGCGTCGTCAATGTGGTTACCGGGTCTGGCTCTGAAGTGGGGAATTATTTAGTTGAGCATCCGCTTGTTGATAAAGTTGCATTTACCGGTTCGACTCCGGTAGGAAAAAATATTATGGAAAAAGCGTCGAAAACGTTAAAACGAGTGACATTAGAACTTGGCGGCAAATCGCCGAACATCATTTTCGAGGATGCAGACATTGATGCAGCTGTTAACGGATCATTATTCGGAATTTTCTATAATACCGGACAATCTTGTGAAGCGCGCTCCCGTTTATACGTACATGAGAGCGTTTACGACCAATTTATGGAAAAATTTGTAGAAAAAACAAAAAAATTAAAGCTTGGCAACCCGTTTGAGCAAGATACCCATGTCGGTGCCATCATCAGCCGCGAACAACTAGAAGTTGTTGACGGCTATGTGAAATCTGCCATCGAAGAGGGAGCTACAATTGTCACTGGCGGGAAAGAAGCGAAAGTGGAAGGGTTTGAAAACGGTTTTTGGTATGAACCGACCATTATTGCGGATGTCAATCATCAAATGAAAGTTGTCAAGGAAGAAATTTTCGGCCCGGTCGTTGTTGTGATGAAATTTAACGATGAAAAAGAAGTCATTAAATTGGCTAATGACAGCAAATATGGTTTGGGATCGGCTATCTGGACAAAAGATCATGCACGTGCGATTCGCGTGGCCAAACAAATTCAAGCTGGTATTGTCATGATTAATAGCCCGTTCTCCGCGTTCCCAGGAACGCCGTTTGGTGGATATAAACAGTCCGGATTCGGACGCGAGCTTTGCATCGAAACACTTGATTTATATACGGAAACGAAAAGCATTCTTTCTTATTACGGAAGCCGTCCGCTCAATCCTTTCGGTGTGTAA
- the paaC gene encoding 1,2-phenylacetyl-CoA epoxidase subunit PaaC: MEGRDPTMKITKPEELQQHPEYEDALVELLFQLADDDFILSYRGSEWLGLAPHIEEDIAFSSINQDTMGHAAMYYQLLEDIGIGKADDLAHQRPSSERRNAVLLEEVNGPGHYLREPRYDWAFAVVRHYFYTQAKKVRIDSLKHSSYEPLAQVAVKINMELYYHLMHWRTWFIQLTNAHGEARERMKKAVAKVFEDFGGVLTLGVKGHRMVEFGLIESEEILKQRWVQAMKPVFEEVNLDLPSEFGMKRGNGRNGEHTADLDEAIMTLSEVYRIDPLAAW; the protein is encoded by the coding sequence ATGGAAGGGCGAGATCCAACGATGAAAATCACGAAACCTGAGGAACTACAGCAGCATCCCGAATATGAAGATGCGCTCGTTGAGCTATTGTTTCAGCTAGCGGATGACGATTTTATTCTCTCTTATCGCGGTTCGGAATGGCTTGGGCTTGCGCCGCACATTGAAGAGGATATCGCATTTTCTTCCATTAATCAAGATACGATGGGGCATGCGGCAATGTATTATCAATTGCTAGAAGACATTGGCATCGGAAAGGCAGATGATTTGGCGCATCAGCGACCATCATCCGAACGCCGGAACGCGGTTTTGCTCGAGGAAGTAAACGGCCCTGGTCATTATTTGCGCGAGCCTCGATATGATTGGGCGTTTGCCGTTGTTCGCCACTATTTTTACACACAGGCGAAAAAAGTGCGCATTGATTCGTTGAAACATAGTTCGTACGAACCGCTCGCTCAAGTTGCTGTCAAAATCAATATGGAACTTTATTACCACCTCATGCATTGGAGAACATGGTTCATTCAGCTTACGAATGCTCATGGAGAGGCTCGCGAACGTATGAAAAAGGCGGTTGCGAAAGTATTTGAAGATTTTGGCGGCGTGCTGACGCTTGGAGTGAAAGGACATAGAATGGTAGAATTTGGACTTATTGAAAGCGAAGAGATATTAAAACAGCGTTGGGTTCAAGCGATGAAACCGGTTTTTGAAGAAGTAAACCTTGATTTGCCAAGCGAGTTCGGTATGAAACGAGGCAACGGACGAAACGGGGAACATACGGCAGATTTAGACGAAGCGATTATGACATTGTCGGAAGTATATCGCATCGACCCTCTAGCAGCTTGGTAG
- a CDS encoding enoyl-CoA hydratase-related protein, with product MTEFAHIHTRVDENIAVIELHRPDVLNALNRKMVTEIVTAMEIYDRDEHVRVIVLTGSGRAFAAGADIDEMANDDSITLELLNQFAEWDRLALIKKPTIAAVHGFALGGGFELALSCDLLFASDTAEFGFPEVNIGVMPGAGGTQRLTKLIGKTKALEWLWTGERMSAREAYELGIVNRVIAPELLHEETMRFAKKLAKQPPLSVRLIKEAVNKAVDYSLYEGMQFERKNFYLLFSSEDQKEGMAAFIAKRKPRFQGR from the coding sequence ATGACTGAGTTTGCGCACATTCATACACGTGTTGATGAGAATATTGCTGTGATTGAACTGCACCGCCCAGACGTATTGAACGCATTGAACAGGAAAATGGTAACGGAAATCGTCACAGCGATGGAAATTTACGACCGCGATGAACACGTGCGCGTCATCGTCTTGACAGGAAGCGGTCGTGCATTTGCAGCAGGAGCGGATATCGACGAAATGGCAAACGATGATTCCATTACGCTGGAATTGCTTAATCAATTTGCCGAATGGGATCGCCTTGCGCTTATTAAAAAGCCTACGATTGCCGCTGTACACGGTTTTGCATTAGGCGGCGGATTTGAACTCGCGCTTAGCTGTGACCTGTTATTTGCGTCCGATACGGCGGAATTTGGATTTCCAGAAGTGAATATCGGTGTGATGCCAGGTGCGGGTGGAACGCAGCGCCTTACCAAATTAATCGGTAAAACAAAAGCGCTCGAGTGGCTTTGGACAGGCGAGCGTATGTCGGCAAGGGAAGCGTATGAATTAGGAATTGTCAACCGTGTTATCGCGCCGGAGTTATTGCATGAAGAAACAATGCGGTTTGCGAAAAAGCTGGCGAAACAGCCTCCTTTATCCGTTCGCTTAATTAAAGAAGCTGTTAATAAGGCGGTAGACTATTCGCTATATGAAGGTATGCAGTTTGAGAGAAAAAATTTTTATCTGCTTTTTTCGTCTGAGGATCAAAAAGAAGGAATGGCGGCATTTATCGCAAAACGAAAGCCGCGTTTTCAAGGAAGATAA
- the paaK gene encoding phenylacetate--CoA ligase PaaK: MILHRIETASREEMEALQLERLQQTVKRVYEHVPFYRQKLDKHGVKPEYIRTLNDVKKLPFTTKKDLRDHYPFGLLAVRIQDCVRVHASSGTSGKPTVVAYTKNDINHWADIVARAITIAGGAPGNIVHNAYGYGLFTGGLGLHYGSERLGAVTVPVSGGNTDRQIMIIEDFKPDIICGTPSYVLNIAERMKELGKDPRQTSLKYGIFGAEPWSEKMRRTLEREFGIKACDIYGLSEVIGPGVAMECHEAQNGLHVAEDHFFIEVINPDTLEPVGEGEEGELVFTSLTKEAFPVIRYRTGDIASITKEPCVCGRTTTRMSRIKGRVDDMLIIRGVNVFPSEIEHYLLMVPELAPHYQVHILRKGMLDVVKLQVEVSERFYQEIRSDLHDERVRDLVKRIQHLLKTHCLVSIDVNVHPPKSIPRSEGKATRIVDYRKEKAIL; the protein is encoded by the coding sequence ATGATTTTGCATCGCATTGAAACGGCTTCCAGAGAAGAGATGGAAGCGTTGCAGCTTGAGAGACTACAACAAACGGTCAAACGGGTATACGAGCATGTGCCATTTTATCGTCAAAAGCTGGATAAACATGGCGTAAAGCCGGAGTATATTCGTACTTTGAATGATGTGAAGAAGCTGCCGTTTACAACGAAAAAAGATTTGCGGGACCATTATCCGTTTGGGCTGCTTGCCGTCAGAATCCAAGATTGTGTCCGCGTTCACGCTTCCAGCGGAACGAGCGGAAAACCAACGGTGGTAGCGTATACAAAAAACGATATCAACCATTGGGCAGACATTGTAGCGCGCGCTATTACAATTGCGGGTGGAGCTCCAGGAAATATCGTGCATAATGCATATGGATACGGACTATTTACTGGAGGATTAGGTCTCCATTATGGAAGCGAGCGGTTAGGCGCGGTGACTGTTCCGGTATCAGGTGGGAATACGGATCGACAAATTATGATTATTGAAGATTTTAAACCAGATATTATTTGTGGCACACCTTCCTACGTATTGAACATCGCTGAACGAATGAAAGAGCTTGGCAAGGATCCGCGACAAACGTCGCTAAAATATGGGATTTTCGGAGCGGAACCGTGGTCGGAGAAAATGCGGAGAACGCTAGAACGGGAATTTGGAATCAAAGCGTGTGATATTTATGGATTGAGCGAAGTCATTGGACCTGGGGTTGCCATGGAGTGTCATGAAGCGCAGAATGGATTGCATGTAGCCGAGGACCATTTCTTTATAGAAGTCATTAATCCAGATACGCTCGAGCCAGTGGGAGAAGGTGAGGAAGGAGAGCTTGTCTTCACTAGTTTGACAAAAGAGGCGTTTCCGGTCATTCGCTATCGCACAGGTGATATCGCTTCAATTACGAAAGAACCGTGTGTCTGTGGGCGAACAACAACAAGAATGTCAAGAATTAAAGGCCGTGTTGATGATATGCTCATTATACGCGGTGTTAACGTTTTCCCATCAGAAATAGAACATTATTTATTGATGGTCCCAGAGCTTGCGCCACATTATCAAGTTCATATTTTACGAAAAGGAATGCTTGATGTCGTTAAATTGCAAGTCGAGGTAAGCGAGCGCTTCTATCAAGAAATCAGAAGCGATCTTCACGATGAACGTGTCCGCGATTTAGTGAAGCGAATACAGCATTTATTGAAAACTCACTGCCTTGTGTCTATCGATGTCAACGTCCATCCACCAAAATCCATTCCACGTTCAGAAGGGAAAGCGACTCGTATCGTAGATTACCGCAAGGAAAAGGCGATATTATAA
- the paaD gene encoding 1,2-phenylacetyl-CoA epoxidase subunit PaaD, with translation MASNLAVEKIIETLGSVKDPEIDSVSVIDLGMVEDVQVQHSEVIVKLLPTFIGCPALDIIRQRVEQTLLQLEGIERVTVEFIRHPPWTSDRITEKGREKLKEFGIAPPPRQVGPNGEWHVECPYCHSSFTVIENLFGPTACRSIFYCKQCKNPFEVMKPISTWM, from the coding sequence ATGGCCTCCAATCTTGCGGTAGAAAAAATTATAGAAACATTAGGTTCCGTCAAAGATCCTGAAATTGATTCCGTCAGTGTCATCGATTTAGGAATGGTCGAAGATGTTCAGGTTCAGCATAGCGAAGTCATAGTCAAACTACTTCCGACATTTATCGGCTGCCCGGCGCTCGATATTATTCGACAACGTGTCGAACAGACTCTTTTGCAGTTAGAAGGAATCGAGCGCGTTACTGTAGAATTTATTCGCCATCCACCATGGACATCTGACCGAATCACAGAGAAAGGGCGGGAAAAGCTAAAAGAATTTGGTATTGCGCCACCACCTCGGCAAGTCGGTCCAAACGGCGAGTGGCACGTCGAGTGTCCTTATTGTCACTCTTCCTTTACAGTAATAGAAAACTTGTTTGGACCTACCGCTTGCAGAAGCATTTTCTACTGTAAACAATGCAAAAATCCGTTTGAAGTGATGAAACCGATTTCAACATGGATGTAA
- a CDS encoding EthD family reductase, translating to MIKMIALYKQPKDKEKFDEHYFGTHAPITAKIPGLRKMEVTKITGTPMGGESEYYLLCEMYYDSYEAFKEAMKTSEAKASGKDLMSFAGDIVTLMVGEEVKND from the coding sequence ATGATTAAAATGATTGCCCTTTATAAACAACCAAAAGATAAAGAAAAATTTGATGAACATTATTTTGGTACGCATGCCCCAATTACCGCGAAAATTCCAGGACTTCGCAAAATGGAAGTAACGAAAATTACCGGTACGCCGATGGGGGGAGAGAGTGAATATTACTTATTATGCGAAATGTACTATGACAGTTATGAAGCGTTCAAAGAAGCAATGAAAACGAGTGAAGCAAAAGCGTCAGGAAAAGATTTAATGTCGTTTGCAGGCGATATCGTAACTTTGATGGTAGGCGAGGAAGTGAAAAATGACTGA
- the paaA gene encoding 1,2-phenylacetyl-CoA epoxidase subunit PaaA: MPVITSFRRLSEEEKYERFMKRIEAGEKIEADDWMPEDYRMTLIKLIAMHGISEIMGALPEKEWVPKAPSLRRKLGIMAKVQDEMGHGQLLLRVAEDLMAPLGKTREEIMQDLFKGDLKFHNVFHMPAPTWADAGLIGWLVDGAAIITQTNMLDASYGPYARALKRICAEEVFHAQHGESIILALAEGTKEQKEMLQDALNRWWEALLMFFGPDGAATTGTSKQDITIKYRIRTKTNEQLRQDFFTKYVPRILSIGLKLPDETMHFDEAKGRWVYKQPDWNRFKEIIRNNGPKSKERLRLRELSYHNNAWVREALSGQSAAV, from the coding sequence ATGCCTGTAATAACATCGTTTAGGCGACTGTCTGAAGAAGAAAAGTATGAACGGTTTATGAAAAGAATTGAGGCAGGAGAAAAAATCGAGGCAGATGACTGGATGCCGGAAGACTACCGAATGACGTTGATTAAACTTATTGCGATGCATGGCATCAGCGAAATTATGGGAGCGCTTCCGGAAAAGGAATGGGTTCCAAAAGCTCCTTCGCTAAGAAGAAAGCTTGGGATTATGGCGAAAGTACAGGATGAAATGGGGCATGGTCAGCTCCTTCTCCGCGTTGCCGAAGATTTAATGGCACCGCTTGGAAAAACACGCGAAGAAATTATGCAAGATTTGTTCAAAGGAGATTTAAAGTTTCATAACGTGTTCCATATGCCTGCGCCGACTTGGGCGGATGCGGGATTGATCGGCTGGCTCGTTGACGGAGCTGCGATTATTACGCAGACAAACATGCTAGATGCTTCTTACGGGCCGTATGCGCGGGCGCTAAAACGGATTTGTGCGGAAGAAGTGTTCCACGCCCAGCACGGCGAATCGATTATTTTGGCGCTTGCAGAGGGAACGAAGGAGCAAAAAGAGATGTTGCAAGACGCGTTGAATCGCTGGTGGGAAGCGTTGTTAATGTTCTTCGGCCCTGATGGTGCAGCAACAACTGGCACATCGAAACAAGATATTACGATTAAATACCGCATACGGACAAAAACGAATGAACAATTGCGTCAAGATTTCTTTACGAAATATGTGCCGCGCATTTTGTCGATAGGATTAAAACTCCCAGATGAAACGATGCATTTTGATGAAGCGAAAGGGAGATGGGTTTACAAGCAGCCAGATTGGAACAGATTTAAGGAAATTATTCGCAACAACGGGCCAAAATCGAAAGAGCGGCTTCGTCTTCGCGAGTTATCGTACCACAATAACGCTTGGGTCCGTGAAGCGTTAAGCGGTCAATCAGCAGCAGTGTGA
- a CDS encoding enoyl-CoA hydratase-related protein: protein MYETIHYEVRDRIAWLTLNRPDKLNAFTEQMNKEITKALKQAANDENVRCLVITGAGRAFCSGEDLGGVTEEMDHGEVLRTRYAPMMKAVYHFEKPVVAAVNGVAAGAGMSLALACDFRLVSEKASFVEAFVHVGLIPDAGNLYYLPRLVGHAKALELAVLGEKISAQKAAELGLATAVVPEQSLEEEVQRFAGRLANMPTKAVGLIKRYLRESWHCTFEDYLEKEAYGQRIAGLTGDHREGIRAFFEKRPPSFQGK from the coding sequence TTGTACGAAACGATTCATTATGAAGTGCGCGACCGTATAGCATGGCTTACTCTAAACCGTCCTGACAAACTGAATGCGTTTACAGAACAAATGAACAAGGAAATTACGAAAGCACTGAAGCAAGCTGCTAATGATGAAAACGTTCGCTGCCTTGTGATTACTGGGGCAGGACGGGCGTTTTGTTCTGGTGAAGATCTCGGCGGTGTGACGGAGGAAATGGATCACGGGGAGGTGCTAAGGACGCGCTATGCGCCGATGATGAAAGCGGTCTATCATTTTGAAAAACCAGTGGTCGCTGCGGTGAATGGTGTTGCGGCCGGCGCGGGAATGAGCTTAGCGCTTGCGTGTGATTTTCGGCTTGTTTCAGAGAAAGCGAGCTTTGTCGAAGCGTTTGTTCACGTTGGTCTCATTCCGGATGCGGGAAATTTGTATTATTTGCCGCGTTTAGTCGGGCATGCGAAAGCACTTGAATTGGCGGTTCTCGGCGAAAAAATTTCCGCGCAAAAAGCAGCCGAGCTCGGACTTGCCACCGCTGTTGTTCCTGAACAATCTTTGGAAGAGGAAGTACAGCGTTTTGCTGGTAGGCTTGCCAATATGCCGACGAAAGCGGTTGGTTTGATAAAACGCTATTTGCGTGAAAGCTGGCATTGTACCTTTGAAGACTATTTGGAAAAAGAGGCATACGGCCAGCGTATTGCCGGACTGACGGGAGATCACCGAGAAGGCATTCGCGCTTTCTTTGAAAAACGCCCGCCATCATTTCAAGGAAAATAA